The following are encoded together in the Phenylobacterium sp. NIBR 498073 genome:
- a CDS encoding serine hydrolase domain-containing protein produces the protein MPVVDAAEPPLSDLTPKAAPLLQARLSKSRVPGLAAAIVNRNGVVWSGAGGIRRRSQGGAVSHSDCWHIGSNTKAMTAALFARLVQAELTRWDVPLTNLFPDLRLDGAWGSVTIADLLRHRSGLRDRGLVDAAWIASARAAPALAADQRSELAARALGAPPRRRDRRFAYANANYVIAGAAIERITGQAWEDAMRTWLFEPLGMASAGFGAPRGDQPWGHRSRLAGLSVGEAIDPQRPEADNPAVLGPAGAAHMSLTDHARFARLFLTDGAGFLTRASISALTTPAAGEANDYAFGWGVIAERPWARGPVLLHEGSNTLWHSVVIVGTQRGLAVLTAANATGPGGRAAQGLALDLLKLYAGADRL, from the coding sequence ATGCCTGTCGTCGACGCCGCCGAACCGCCCCTGAGCGACCTGACGCCAAAGGCCGCGCCGTTGTTGCAAGCCCGACTGTCGAAATCCCGCGTTCCCGGCCTGGCCGCCGCCATCGTGAACCGCAACGGCGTGGTCTGGTCGGGCGCCGGAGGGATCCGGCGACGCTCTCAAGGCGGCGCCGTAAGCCACTCTGATTGCTGGCATATCGGCTCTAACACAAAGGCCATGACCGCAGCGCTGTTCGCCCGTCTCGTGCAGGCCGAGCTCACCCGCTGGGACGTCCCGCTGACGAACCTTTTCCCGGACCTGCGGCTCGACGGCGCCTGGGGCTCCGTCACCATCGCTGATCTTTTGCGGCATCGATCCGGCCTGCGCGACCGCGGTCTCGTCGACGCCGCTTGGATTGCGAGCGCACGCGCGGCCCCCGCCCTGGCCGCCGACCAGCGCAGCGAACTGGCGGCGCGGGCGCTAGGCGCCCCGCCCCGCCGCCGCGATCGAAGGTTCGCCTACGCCAACGCCAACTACGTGATCGCTGGCGCGGCGATCGAACGGATCACCGGACAGGCCTGGGAAGATGCGATGCGGACCTGGCTGTTCGAGCCGCTCGGCATGGCCTCGGCCGGGTTCGGAGCGCCGCGCGGCGACCAGCCCTGGGGCCACCGCAGCCGCCTCGCCGGGCTTAGCGTCGGCGAGGCCATCGATCCGCAGCGACCGGAGGCCGACAATCCCGCGGTCCTCGGCCCGGCCGGCGCCGCGCATATGTCGCTGACCGACCATGCCCGGTTCGCGCGGCTGTTCCTCACTGACGGGGCCGGCTTCCTCACCCGCGCCAGCATCAGCGCCCTGACGACGCCGGCGGCGGGCGAGGCGAACGACTACGCCTTCGGTTGGGGAGTGATCGCCGAACGGCCCTGGGCCCGCGGGCCGGTCCTGCTGCACGAAGGCTCGAACACGCTTTGGCACTCGGTCGTCATCGTCGGAACGCAACGCGGGCTGGCGGTCCTGACCGCCGCCAACGCCACCGGACCTGGAGGACGCGCCGCCCAGGGACTGGCGCTGGACCTTCTCAAGCTATACGCAGGCGCCGACCGGCTCTAG